One window of the Nodosilinea sp. PGN35 genome contains the following:
- a CDS encoding PAS domain S-box protein, which yields MPLPRLSSLPPPLPLHWVLTVPLALVTLGATGLVGCLLFQGNPDGVSRLVRLVLLLVLLTLGGAIALGLRLTQGVLARLRLFARVSGELAAGNFAQRLPTNSKISEFNHLARSFNQMADQLQQSFQRMATTLAESETKFTTIFRTSPDPMAIATRVEGRLLDVNHSLLEFFGYDREEMVGRTAVELNLWADLSQRRVYRTLLEQQGRVRNLEIQIRTKSGAIKTVLLSAEAQPLEGQDCLIVTHRDITDRHRAEAALRQSEQQLALAQRVAQVDYWEFDVASQQVTWSEMTFRNWGLEPAPALPTYDELLQRLPPEDRDRLTRCIEVAIADGIPYQVDLRPIHPDGSVHYLDARGEPVFDDRGRVVRLVGVSMDITHRKQIELALQESETRFRQLAETVQEGFFVYDTETDHYPYVNPAYWTVRGLSATTGPDSIEQWLARIHPGDRPRIEAALEQERQGETFDEEYRYLTPAGELRWLRSKAFPLCDEAGQVVRVVGTVENITDRKAAETERERTAEALRQSEARFRSAFDDAPYGISLVSATGQFVLANTYYCTLLGYTEAELLSLTFKDITHPDDWADDWAGFQRMMNGEARTYQLEKRYITKQGEVIPVVVNAASIYDAAGNPLYSVGHVQDIRDRLAIDRMKDEFISVVSHELRTPITAIQGALALLEAGVYADRPAKARRMLDIALSNSDRLVRLVDDILSFERLESGKVQLEKETCQVATLMHQALDSVQPLADRSGITIALTPVDLTLWAAPDAIVQVLTNLLSNAIKFSSSGGTVWLEAAVVGSGEWGVGGGEWGSGEWGSGEVGGWGSGRVEESDRAAPSPPHPLTPHPLTPSPLTPHLRLTVRDCGRGIPADKLEAIFEQFQQVDASDSRQRGGTGLGLAICKRIVQQHRGRIWVESELGRGSTFFVQLPLTPEVAHG from the coding sequence ATGCCCCTGCCCCGTCTGAGTTCGCTGCCTCCCCCCCTGCCGCTGCACTGGGTGCTGACGGTACCGCTGGCGCTGGTGACCCTGGGGGCGACAGGGCTGGTGGGCTGCCTGTTATTTCAGGGCAACCCCGACGGCGTCAGTCGGCTGGTGCGGCTGGTGCTGCTGCTGGTGCTGCTCACCCTGGGCGGGGCGATCGCCCTGGGGCTGCGGCTCACCCAGGGCGTACTGGCTCGCCTGCGGCTGTTTGCTCGGGTCAGTGGCGAGCTGGCCGCCGGCAATTTTGCCCAGCGGTTGCCCACCAACAGCAAAATTAGCGAATTCAATCACCTGGCCCGCTCCTTCAACCAGATGGCCGACCAGCTCCAGCAGTCGTTTCAGCGCATGGCAACGACCCTGGCCGAGTCAGAGACCAAGTTCACCACCATTTTTCGCACCAGCCCAGACCCCATGGCCATCGCCACCCGGGTGGAGGGCCGCCTGCTGGATGTCAACCACAGCCTGCTGGAGTTTTTTGGCTACGATCGCGAGGAGATGGTGGGGCGCACGGCGGTGGAGCTGAACCTGTGGGCAGACCTCAGCCAGCGCCGCGTCTACCGCACGCTGCTGGAGCAGCAGGGCCGGGTGCGAAATCTAGAAATTCAAATTCGCACTAAGAGCGGCGCGATTAAAACCGTGCTGCTCTCCGCCGAGGCCCAGCCCCTGGAGGGCCAGGACTGCCTGATTGTGACCCACCGCGACATTACCGATCGCCACCGGGCCGAGGCCGCCCTGCGCCAGAGTGAGCAGCAGCTGGCCCTGGCCCAGCGCGTCGCCCAGGTGGACTACTGGGAATTTGACGTGGCCAGCCAGCAGGTCACCTGGTCAGAGATGACCTTTCGCAACTGGGGGCTGGAGCCCGCCCCCGCCCTCCCCACCTACGACGAGCTGCTGCAAAGGCTGCCCCCGGAGGATCGCGATCGCCTCACCCGCTGCATTGAGGTCGCCATCGCCGACGGCATTCCCTACCAGGTAGATCTGCGCCCGATTCACCCCGACGGCTCAGTTCACTACCTCGACGCTCGGGGCGAACCCGTCTTTGACGACCGGGGGCGGGTGGTCAGGCTGGTGGGGGTCTCCATGGATATCACCCACCGCAAGCAGATAGAGCTGGCCCTCCAGGAGAGCGAAACCCGCTTTCGGCAGCTGGCCGAAACGGTGCAGGAGGGCTTTTTTGTCTACGATACCGAAACCGACCACTACCCCTACGTCAACCCCGCCTACTGGACGGTTCGCGGCCTGTCTGCCACCACCGGCCCCGACAGCATTGAGCAGTGGCTGGCGCGCATTCACCCCGGCGATCGCCCCCGCATTGAGGCCGCCCTTGAGCAGGAGCGCCAGGGCGAAACCTTTGACGAGGAGTACCGCTACCTCACCCCGGCGGGGGAGCTGCGCTGGCTCAGGTCGAAGGCGTTTCCGCTCTGTGACGAGGCGGGGCAGGTGGTGCGGGTGGTGGGCACGGTAGAAAACATCACCGATCGCAAGGCCGCCGAAACCGAGCGCGAGCGCACCGCAGAAGCCCTGCGCCAGAGCGAAGCCCGCTTTCGCAGCGCCTTTGATGACGCCCCCTACGGCATTTCTCTGGTGTCGGCTACGGGTCAGTTTGTGCTGGCCAACACCTACTACTGCACGCTGCTGGGCTACACCGAGGCCGAGCTGCTGAGCCTCACCTTCAAAGACATTACCCACCCCGACGACTGGGCCGACGACTGGGCCGGGTTTCAGCGCATGATGAACGGCGAGGCGCGCACCTACCAGCTAGAAAAGCGCTACATCACCAAGCAGGGGGAGGTGATTCCGGTGGTCGTCAACGCGGCTTCTATCTACGACGCGGCGGGCAACCCGCTGTACTCCGTGGGCCATGTGCAGGATATTCGCGATCGCCTCGCCATCGACCGCATGAAGGACGAGTTTATCTCCGTGGTCAGCCACGAGCTGCGCACCCCGATCACCGCCATTCAGGGAGCCCTGGCCCTGCTAGAGGCCGGGGTCTACGCCGATCGCCCCGCCAAGGCCCGCCGCATGCTCGACATTGCCCTTAGCAACAGCGATCGCCTGGTGCGCCTGGTGGACGATATCCTCAGTTTTGAGCGCCTTGAGTCGGGCAAAGTGCAGCTCGAAAAAGAAACCTGCCAGGTGGCCACCCTGATGCACCAGGCCCTCGACAGCGTACAACCCCTGGCCGATCGCAGCGGCATTACCATTGCCCTCACGCCAGTCGATCTCACCCTCTGGGCCGCCCCCGACGCCATCGTTCAGGTGCTCACCAACCTGCTGAGCAACGCCATCAAGTTCTCGTCTTCGGGGGGTACGGTTTGGCTAGAGGCGGCAGTGGTAGGGAGTGGGGAGTGGGGAGTGGGGGGTGGGGAGTGGGGGAGTGGGGAGTGGGGGAGTGGGGAAGTGGGAGGGTGGGGGAGTGGGAGGGTGGAAGAGTCAGACCGGGCCGCCCCCTCACCCCCTCACCCCCTCACCCCTCACCCACTCACCCCCTCACCCCTCACCCCTCACCTCCGCCTCACCGTCCGCGACTGCGGTCGCGGCATCCCCGCCGACAAGCTAGAGGCGATCTTCGAGCAGTTCCAGCAGGTAGATGCCTCCGACTCGCGGCAGCGCGGCGGCACGGGGCTGGGGCTGGCCATCTGCAAGCGCATTGTGCAGCAGCACCGGGGCCGCATTTGGGTCGAGAGCGAGCTGGGCCGGGGCAGCACCTTCTTTGTGCAGCTGCCGCTTACACCGGAGGTCGCCCATGGCTAG
- a CDS encoding response regulator, producing the protein MARRVLIVDDEADIRAIVQAALEELAGWQTLEAASGAEGLRLAQETAIDAILLDISIPDMDGFEIYETLKTHPATADIPVIVLTSKVLARDRARFTALQVAGLITKPFNPITLAQQIAALLHWSP; encoded by the coding sequence ATGGCTAGGCGAGTGCTGATTGTGGACGACGAGGCCGACATTCGCGCCATTGTGCAGGCGGCGTTAGAGGAGCTGGCGGGTTGGCAAACCCTGGAAGCCGCCTCCGGGGCAGAGGGGCTGCGGCTGGCCCAGGAGACGGCGATCGACGCCATTTTGCTCGATATTTCCATACCCGATATGGATGGCTTTGAGATCTATGAAACCCTGAAAACCCATCCCGCCACCGCCGACATTCCGGTGATTGTGCTTACCTCTAAGGTGCTGGCCCGCGATCGCGCCCGCTTCACCGCCCTCCAGGTAGCGGGCCTGATCACCAAACCCTTTAACCCCATTACCCTGGCCCAGCAGATCGCCGCCCTGCTCCACTGGAGCCCCTAG
- the thiO gene encoding glycine oxidase ThiO, translated as MVNQESDALVVGGGVIGLAIALELRQQGAAVTVLSRDLHQAASHAAAGMLAPRAEGLSPGPMLDLCLDSLALYPSWVNKLEALTGQTVGYWPCGILAPSRTAPAPAPEGWLNATTLAHYQPGLGRDVQGAFWYPEEGQVDNRLLVQALRAAAIDLGVTLHEGTGAIALRQYQNRVERVCTAQAGDFSADQVVLATGAWAHELLPLPVFPQKGEMASLRVPLGHGTPQPLRRVLYGEDIYIVPRRDGRIVLGATRQQVGFAPHNTAGGVHRLLTNAIALLPQLADFTLDETWWGYRPATPDEWPILGPGPAANLTLATGHYRNGILLTPITAQLVAQAVLGRVDARLAAFSWQRFHRSAPGAISRPPSGSPTPKAMTFTDTAPNRLVADSTPTVAQADTPLTIAGRTFASRLMTGTGKYDDFEVMRQSIAASGCEIVTVAVRRVQTSAPGHQGLAEALDWSKIWMLPNTAGCKTAEEAIRVARLGREMAKLLGQEDNNFVKLEVIPDAKYLLPDPIGTLEAAEQLVKEGFAVLPYINADPLLAKRLEEAGCATVMPLGSPIGSGQGIRNAANIQIIVETAQVPVVVDAGIGTPSEAAQAMEMGADALLINTAIAKAADPIAMGRAMGMATAAGRLAYRAGRIPVQGVASASSPLTGRVTE; from the coding sequence ATGGTAAATCAGGAAAGCGACGCCCTGGTGGTGGGCGGCGGGGTGATTGGTTTGGCGATCGCCCTGGAGCTGCGGCAGCAGGGGGCCGCCGTCACCGTGCTCAGCCGCGACCTGCACCAGGCCGCCAGCCACGCCGCCGCAGGCATGCTGGCCCCCCGGGCCGAAGGGCTGTCGCCGGGGCCAATGCTCGACCTCTGCCTCGACAGCCTGGCGCTGTACCCCAGCTGGGTGAACAAGCTAGAAGCCCTCACCGGGCAGACGGTGGGCTACTGGCCCTGCGGCATTTTGGCCCCCAGCCGCACAGCCCCGGCCCCCGCCCCCGAGGGCTGGCTGAATGCGACAACCCTGGCCCACTATCAGCCGGGCTTGGGCCGCGATGTGCAGGGAGCCTTCTGGTACCCCGAGGAGGGCCAGGTGGACAACCGGCTGCTGGTGCAGGCGCTGCGAGCGGCGGCGATCGATCTGGGCGTTACCCTCCATGAGGGCACCGGGGCGATCGCCCTGCGCCAGTATCAAAATCGGGTGGAGCGGGTGTGCACCGCCCAGGCGGGCGACTTTAGCGCCGATCAGGTGGTGCTGGCCACCGGGGCCTGGGCCCACGAGCTGCTGCCTTTGCCGGTGTTTCCTCAAAAAGGCGAAATGGCCAGCCTGCGGGTGCCCCTGGGCCACGGCACCCCCCAGCCCCTGCGGCGGGTGCTCTACGGCGAAGATATCTACATCGTGCCCCGTCGGGACGGGCGCATTGTGCTGGGGGCCACCCGCCAGCAGGTCGGGTTTGCCCCCCACAACACCGCCGGCGGGGTGCACCGGCTGCTGACCAACGCGATCGCCCTGCTGCCCCAGCTGGCCGACTTCACCCTCGACGAAACCTGGTGGGGCTACCGCCCCGCCACCCCCGACGAGTGGCCCATCCTTGGCCCTGGCCCCGCCGCCAACCTCACCCTGGCCACCGGCCACTACCGCAACGGCATTCTGCTCACCCCGATTACCGCTCAGCTGGTGGCCCAGGCGGTACTGGGCCGAGTCGATGCCCGGCTGGCGGCATTCTCCTGGCAGCGCTTTCATCGGTCTGCGCCCGGTGCTATTTCCCGTCCTCCCTCTGGTTCCCCTACCCCCAAGGCTATGACCTTTACCGATACCGCCCCCAACCGTCTCGTCGCCGATTCCACCCCGACGGTGGCCCAGGCGGACACGCCCCTAACCATCGCCGGGCGCACCTTTGCGTCGCGACTGATGACCGGCACCGGCAAGTACGACGACTTTGAGGTGATGCGCCAGAGCATTGCCGCCAGCGGTTGCGAGATTGTCACCGTGGCGGTGCGGCGGGTGCAGACCAGCGCCCCCGGCCACCAGGGGCTAGCCGAAGCCCTCGACTGGTCGAAGATCTGGATGCTGCCCAACACGGCGGGGTGCAAAACCGCCGAAGAAGCCATCCGCGTGGCTCGCCTGGGGCGCGAAATGGCCAAACTGCTGGGCCAGGAAGACAACAACTTCGTCAAGCTCGAAGTCATCCCCGACGCCAAGTACCTGCTGCCCGACCCAATTGGCACCCTGGAGGCCGCCGAACAGCTGGTGAAGGAAGGTTTTGCGGTGCTGCCCTACATCAACGCCGACCCGCTGCTGGCCAAGCGCCTGGAAGAGGCGGGCTGCGCCACCGTCATGCCCCTGGGGTCGCCCATCGGCTCGGGCCAGGGCATTCGTAACGCCGCCAACATTCAAATCATCGTTGAAACGGCCCAGGTGCCCGTGGTGGTAGACGCCGGTATTGGCACCCCCAGCGAAGCGGCCCAGGCGATGGAAATGGGGGCCGACGCGCTGCTGATCAACACGGCGATCGCCAAAGCCGCCGACCCCATCGCCATGGGTCGCGCCATGGGCATGGCCACCGCAGCCGGTCGCCTCGCCTACCGGGCCGGGCGGATTCCGGTGCAGGGGGTGGCCAGTGCCAGTTCGCCGCTGACGGGGCGGGTGACGGAGTAG
- a CDS encoding NACHT domain-containing NTPase: MASNGNPRYLKLKANYCNSFLEAAKKEFPEGHWAGLSNAIWRACEVSISKATLSRILAGSRGEYEKVRAICDYYDEILLDACESYEGRLSTEWDDIDRLVESVRQQVHFSFENINPASDRDQSSWVRENFVELDMVEVEKLPSEYPALNREVLQNSQPDFEDEFDRIGLRLLRGLKTTGTELLLKHPRISVYGEPGSGKSSYLQSIALKCRAGEYLEDYVPIFIEIRHYSASVGVATIRTFIDEILADWGASAQQAEEILSAGRALLLFDGLDEAPEAQRLSIQFMIQEILSDYTDCKFICTSRLGAVFHLRGVQKVVISPFYSKKQIPEFVTRWFAYYGSDPAAAAAMLEKLYSPRYKGVREIARRPVLLNLLCLTYDHNGDFPDQRIGVFASGLSALARRLSTDEPSAIVSAPYFRENDIKNILARIASYFFIYLSEQILFDVRDIERIIQDYCKEVHSINPDRVDSTVILRGIEQFNGLLVRWGEIYCSFSHLTYQEYFTAEHLVRTDQYTDVYRYLSDRRWSFVIELVSELVPRQRAWDFFVGFKNSVDNYINGDMRLVAFLRKLDRAATFVAYTDRSDRSHGQVLIRAWYFAFALEDTEGITSLNTPSRRFDLPDMHFATSLVDAAILRGHRELYRAYHCCTAADQVSTLNRCLQRLQDFFRDDGQRQDIVSGWLHLLGEQRVRYDSAEDWWEAKRHRWQEKIANFLNTLGLPCTYGLNDEQIRRLRAYYRITRLLSTCINCSNLPDDRFAEIADSMLRLTSLPPSPRTDLSDFA; encoded by the coding sequence ATGGCATCTAACGGTAACCCCAGATATCTCAAGCTCAAGGCAAATTACTGCAATTCATTTCTAGAGGCGGCTAAGAAAGAATTTCCAGAGGGCCACTGGGCTGGCCTGAGTAACGCCATCTGGCGCGCCTGCGAGGTGTCTATCAGCAAGGCAACGCTGTCTCGCATTTTGGCGGGAAGTCGCGGCGAGTACGAAAAAGTCAGGGCGATCTGCGACTACTACGACGAAATTTTGCTCGATGCCTGTGAGTCCTACGAGGGGCGGCTGTCAACGGAGTGGGATGATATCGATCGGTTAGTGGAGTCGGTGCGGCAGCAGGTTCACTTTTCCTTTGAGAATATTAACCCGGCGAGCGATCGCGACCAAAGTTCGTGGGTGCGGGAGAATTTTGTTGAACTCGACATGGTAGAAGTCGAAAAGTTGCCCTCAGAATATCCGGCCCTCAATCGAGAGGTACTGCAAAATTCTCAGCCAGATTTTGAAGATGAATTCGATCGCATTGGGCTCAGGCTGCTGCGGGGATTGAAAACGACGGGCACCGAGCTGTTGTTAAAACATCCCAGAATCTCGGTCTATGGCGAGCCTGGGTCGGGCAAAAGTAGCTACCTGCAATCGATCGCCCTCAAGTGTCGGGCGGGCGAATATTTAGAGGACTACGTGCCCATCTTCATTGAAATTCGCCACTATTCCGCGTCGGTGGGTGTGGCCACCATCCGCACGTTTATCGATGAAATTTTGGCCGACTGGGGAGCCAGTGCCCAGCAGGCCGAAGAAATTCTCAGCGCTGGGCGAGCGCTACTGCTCTTTGACGGGCTAGATGAAGCGCCTGAAGCGCAGCGATTGAGCATTCAGTTCATGATTCAAGAAATTCTGTCTGACTATACCGACTGCAAATTTATTTGCACCTCGCGACTGGGTGCGGTGTTTCATTTGCGGGGGGTGCAGAAGGTTGTCATCTCCCCCTTCTACTCTAAGAAACAAATTCCTGAGTTTGTCACCCGCTGGTTTGCCTACTACGGCAGCGACCCAGCGGCGGCAGCGGCCATGCTAGAAAAGCTCTATTCCCCCCGCTATAAAGGCGTGCGTGAGATTGCTAGAAGGCCGGTTCTACTCAACTTGCTCTGCCTCACCTACGACCACAACGGCGATTTCCCAGACCAGAGAATTGGCGTCTTTGCCAGTGGTCTGTCGGCCTTAGCCAGACGCCTATCGACTGATGAACCGTCGGCGATTGTCAGTGCGCCCTACTTTCGAGAAAACGACATCAAAAATATTCTGGCCCGCATTGCCAGCTATTTCTTTATTTATCTCAGCGAACAAATTCTCTTCGATGTTCGCGACATTGAGCGCATCATTCAGGACTACTGCAAAGAGGTACACAGCATCAACCCCGACCGGGTAGACAGCACCGTAATTTTGCGGGGAATTGAGCAGTTCAACGGGCTGCTGGTGCGGTGGGGCGAGATCTACTGCTCCTTTTCCCACCTGACCTACCAGGAATATTTTACCGCTGAGCATTTGGTCAGAACCGACCAGTACACCGATGTCTACCGCTACCTGAGCGATCGCCGCTGGAGTTTTGTCATTGAGCTGGTGTCTGAGCTGGTGCCTCGCCAGCGGGCCTGGGACTTTTTTGTCGGCTTTAAAAACAGCGTAGACAACTACATCAACGGCGACATGCGGCTGGTGGCTTTTCTGCGCAAGCTCGACCGGGCCGCTACCTTTGTGGCCTACACCGATCGCAGCGATCGCAGCCACGGTCAGGTGCTGATTCGAGCCTGGTACTTCGCCTTTGCCCTAGAAGACACCGAGGGCATTACCAGCCTCAATACCCCCAGCCGACGGTTTGACCTACCCGATATGCACTTTGCCACCAGCCTGGTGGATGCGGCTATTTTGCGGGGCCATCGAGAACTCTACCGGGCCTACCACTGCTGCACGGCAGCCGACCAGGTGTCAACCCTAAACCGCTGCCTTCAGCGGCTGCAAGATTTTTTTCGAGACGATGGCCAGCGGCAAGACATCGTCAGCGGCTGGCTGCATCTGCTCGGAGAACAGCGGGTCAGGTACGACAGCGCTGAGGACTGGTGGGAGGCCAAGCGCCACCGCTGGCAGGAAAAAATCGCCAACTTTCTAAACACCCTGGGGCTGCCCTGCACCTACGGCCTCAACGACGAGCAGATCAGGCGGCTGCGGGCCTACTACCGCATTACCCGGCTGCTGTCTACCTGCATTAACTGCTCAAACCTGCCCGACGATCGATTTGCTGAGATCGCCGACTCAATGCTCAGGCTGACCAGCCTGCCCCCCAGCCCCCGGACGGATCTTTCGGATTTTGCCTGA
- a CDS encoding NfeD family protein yields MNEQRRSVEQVWGWLKRSTQTAPLGSAADIAIVEAEISPLRPGRIKYQATYWFGKCEQNVSLPTGAYVRVLRREGNAWIVQALS; encoded by the coding sequence ATGAACGAACAACGTCGCAGTGTTGAGCAGGTGTGGGGCTGGTTGAAGCGGTCTACCCAGACGGCCCCCCTGGGGAGTGCAGCCGATATTGCCATCGTCGAGGCGGAGATTTCGCCCCTGCGCCCCGGACGCATCAAGTACCAGGCCACCTACTGGTTTGGCAAATGCGAACAAAACGTCAGTTTGCCGACGGGAGCCTACGTAAGGGTGCTGCGCCGCGAGGGCAACGCCTGGATCGTGCAGGCGCTGAGTTAA
- a CDS encoding 5-formyltetrahydrofolate cyclo-ligase, which translates to MIQPSSSDLNHQAKSDLRRRLISARQSIPPQLWKQKSDRICAHLLNWSYFRQCRIVLAYTSFRQEPDLSPLTAHHPHWGLPRCVDKKQLTWHYWSNQSKWPLRKGAYGIIEPHPRSPQVDLSLVDLILVPAVACDVRGYRLGYGGGYYDRLLSQPPWHSIPTVGIVFEYARLPTLPKDVWDKPLAGVCSESGLFLGET; encoded by the coding sequence GTGATTCAACCCTCCTCCTCAGACCTCAACCATCAGGCCAAATCCGATCTGCGCCGTCGTCTGATCAGCGCCCGCCAGAGTATTCCGCCCCAGCTGTGGAAGCAAAAGAGCGATCGCATCTGCGCCCATCTGCTCAACTGGAGCTACTTTCGCCAGTGCCGCATTGTTCTGGCCTACACCAGCTTTCGCCAGGAGCCCGACCTCAGCCCCCTGACGGCCCACCATCCCCACTGGGGGTTGCCCCGCTGCGTCGATAAAAAACAATTGACCTGGCACTACTGGTCAAACCAGAGCAAATGGCCCCTGCGCAAAGGGGCCTACGGCATTATTGAACCCCACCCCCGGTCGCCCCAGGTAGACCTTTCCCTGGTGGATCTGATTTTAGTGCCCGCCGTCGCCTGTGACGTGCGCGGCTACCGCCTCGGCTACGGCGGCGGCTACTACGACCGCCTGCTCAGCCAGCCTCCCTGGCACAGCATCCCCACCGTGGGCATTGTGTTTGAGTACGCCCGCCTGCCCACCCTGCCCAAAGACGTTTGGGATAAACCCCTGGCCGGGGTCTGCTCCGAAAGCGGCCTCTTCCTCGGCGAAACCTAG